The sequence below is a genomic window from Helicobacter sp. 'house sparrow 1'.
TCCTGTTGGACCTGCTTTAGGTCAAAGAGGTGTGAATATTATGGAATTTTGTAAAGCTTTTAACGAAAAAACAAAGGATATGGGAGATTTTAATATTCCTGTTATTATCACAGTTTATCAGGATAAGAGTTTTAGTTTTGTTACAAAAAAGCCTCCTGTGACTGATTTGATTAAAAAAGCAGCAAATATATCAAAGGGTTCAGATAATCCTTTAAAAAATAAGATTGGTAAATTGACTCAAAAGCAACTTGAGGAGATTGCAAATACAAAGATGGAGGATCTAAATGCCAATAGCATCG
It includes:
- the rplK gene encoding 50S ribosomal protein L11; translated protein: MAKKIVGELKLQIPAGKANPSPPVGPALGQRGVNIMEFCKAFNEKTKDMGDFNIPVIITVYQDKSFSFVTKKPPVTDLIKKAANISKGSDNPLKNKIGKLTQKQLEEIANTKMEDLNANSIEAAKKIVAGSARSMGIEIVD